DNA from Candidatus Saccharimonadales bacterium:
GTACAATATATTTGCATTATTGCCCGAAAAATGTACTTCGCCAATGTTAAGCCTGAACAAATTACCAATATTTACAGTTTCGGCTGCATTAGATCGATCAATTCGTAAAACCTCATTAACATCGCCATTTGTATGACGGACCAAAATGTAGCGTGAATCAAGCGACCACTCAATAATCTGAAACTGGCCAAAATTACCATCTTTTTTAGTTAAGCTTGTCTCAGGGATTGTCAGCTCTGTTAAAACTGGGTCTTTCTCGCTTGAAACGTCTGCCAAAGTAAAGGTGGGAGAGTTTTGCTGCTGCTGAATTAAAATCCAGCGACGATCAGGTGACGCCAGGCCATCTATTACACTAGGAAACTCGCGTACAGTTGTAGTTTTTACAGTGTTCGGCACAAATCTAGCGTAATCCAGCCACAAAAGCTGACCAGGCTGCAGGCTGACTTGACGATTCCAGTGGCGATAACCATCTAACTGCATACTAATATTGTGACTACCTGGACTCAAATAGGCGCGACTCGGGGTGTTTTCTTGGCGTGCATCATCTGCAAAAACCATTGCCCCAGTTGGGGTAGTACGAAACTGCGCCACGCCACCTTGTTCAAAACTAAAATCTTTATTAAACCGATAACCCATAGCATATAAAACTGCCAAGAAACTTAAAATAATTGTTGCCAGCGCCATCACCCCGTATGTAAAGAAGCGGAGAGCAAGCTGGACTTTTTTTGAAGAGAAATCTATTTTAATCATCTACTAAAGTTATATCACAGATTAGAAGCGTAAGGTACTTGCATCGTAAGCATAATGAATTTAGTATAATATGTAGAACATTCGCAAATAAGCGAGTGGAGGGTAATTTTAGGGGCATGTCTAAAACAACAATTTCAATAAATGGGCGACTGTACGATGCCGTAACCGGAATGCCGGTTGCTGACGCAATTAATCAACCTAAACCTGAGCATCGCGCGCCAACCCATCATCAATCTCATCAAAGTAGTCAAACTCACCAACCTAAATCTTTTAGCGATTTTGGAGTGCGGCAAGCAGCGCACACACATGTTGCACGCACTAGTACCGAAAAGCCAGCCGCTAGCGTACACCAACGGCCTTTAAAGTCACAAACTCTGCACCGCCAAGCTATCAAAAAGCCTGAGGTAGCACATACAGTTGAACATATCGCACAAACTACTCACCGAAGTCCACAAATTAGTAAGTTTGCCAGCCCTAAGATTGAACCAGTTCAGCAAATGCATGTTGAACCACCAGTTGAGCCGCCAAAAATGCCAGCGCCAGACCATCTAATTCCACCTCAAACTACACCTTTCCATCCAGCGCTCGCTCGCCAAGCCGCAAGCACGGCAAGCAGTTACCGTAGTAGTAAAGAACTTAAAGAACATCTTATTCGTGAACGTTTAGCCGAGGTTAGTACCCATAAAACAAAAGCTAAAAAACAAAGTTTATTTGCCCGAAAACCCAAGCTTGCCAGTATCTTGGCAAGCACCTTGTCGCTGCTAATTTTGGGTGGCTATTTTACGTACATAAATTTGTCTAATATTTC
Protein-coding regions in this window:
- a CDS encoding PEGA domain-containing protein — translated: MIKIDFSSKKVQLALRFFTYGVMALATIILSFLAVLYAMGYRFNKDFSFEQGGVAQFRTTPTGAMVFADDARQENTPSRAYLSPGSHNISMQLDGYRHWNRQVSLQPGQLLWLDYARFVPNTVKTTTVREFPSVIDGLASPDRRWILIQQQQNSPTFTLADVSSEKDPVLTELTIPETSLTKKDGNFGQFQIIEWSLDSRYILVRHTNGDVNEVLRIDRSNAAETVNIGNLFRLNIGEVHFSGNNANILYAQTSDVLRRLDIPAGNASAALVVGTKSFVLYGGDHIAYVAEREKVAGDPQTKQQVVGIYNGQETIVKTFGLDEKVLIDFTEYYRHQYLAIASNNGKVEILQDPTESAKVTPVEITYNGDIAWMKFSDNGRMLAAGNASSWINHDLELAHTSQASIEGNVANHPKWLDSFHFWAQANDKLVMMEFDGQNASEITDASGGLIASLSPNGRSLFSFKNNTLQSSRMIVE